Proteins from one Desulfonema limicola genomic window:
- the trpS gene encoding tryptophan--tRNA ligase produces the protein MAGKKRILSGMRPTGPLHLGNLHGALSNWIDMQDKYDCFFFIADWHALTSNYEDTANIPDYINNMIIDWLSAGLSPEKSTMFVQSHIKEHAELFLLLSMITPVPWLERNPTYKDQIIQMSNKDLSTFGFLGYPVLQAADIIIYKADGVPVGVDQVPHVEITREIARRFNYLYGNVFPEPEAILTKESKILGLDRRKMSKSYDNAVYMSDSPDIISSKVSKMITDPGRKLKSDPGNPEICNVFAFHKLYSAQDLVDEIDEQCRKAEIGCVQCKKKMGVNLVKFLEPITEKRAYYESKPKLVKEIILEGGNKARKTACQTMDDVRKAIKI, from the coding sequence ATGGCTGGAAAAAAAAGAATTTTAAGCGGTATGCGCCCTACCGGGCCTCTTCACCTGGGAAATCTTCACGGTGCTCTTTCAAACTGGATTGACATGCAGGATAAATATGACTGTTTTTTCTTTATAGCAGACTGGCACGCCTTAACCAGCAACTATGAAGACACAGCCAATATACCGGATTATATAAATAATATGATAATAGACTGGCTAAGTGCCGGATTATCACCTGAAAAAAGCACCATGTTTGTTCAATCCCATATCAAGGAACATGCCGAGCTTTTCCTGCTCCTTTCCATGATTACCCCGGTGCCCTGGCTGGAGCGCAATCCAACATATAAGGATCAGATTATCCAGATGTCCAATAAGGATTTATCCACTTTTGGTTTTCTGGGTTATCCTGTTCTCCAGGCAGCAGATATTATCATATACAAAGCTGACGGTGTTCCAGTGGGTGTTGACCAGGTTCCCCATGTGGAAATAACCCGTGAAATTGCAAGGCGGTTTAACTATCTTTATGGTAATGTTTTTCCTGAACCTGAAGCAATTTTAACCAAAGAATCAAAGATTCTTGGTTTAGACCGCCGGAAAATGAGCAAGAGTTATGATAATGCCGTTTATATGTCAGATTCACCAGATATTATAAGTTCCAAGGTATCAAAAATGATAACCGATCCAGGCAGAAAACTGAAAAGTGACCCTGGAAATCCTGAAATCTGCAATGTATTTGCATTTCACAAGCTTTATTCAGCCCAAGACTTAGTTGATGAAATAGATGAACAATGCCGGAAAGCTGAGATAGGATGTGTGCAGTGCAAGAAAAAAATGGGTGTGAACCTGGTCAAATTTCTGGAACCTATAACCGAAAAAAGGGCTTATTATGAATCCAAACCCAAACTGGTAAAGGAAATTATACTTGAAGGCGGCAATAAAGCCAGAAAAACTGCCTGCCAGACAATGGACGATGTTAGAAAAGCAATAAAAATATAA
- a CDS encoding aminopeptidase P N-terminal domain-containing protein: MKYLPVNKDLFIQNREKLAKLLKPGSAAVLNSNDIMPSSADSIRRFVQHTDIFYLTGIDQEESILLICPDAKEDKHKEILFIRETSEKTAVWEGQKYTKEQGSEISGIKTVYWTSSFNEVFRELAFESEHIYLNTNEHLRADIVVETRDARFLKWCKQAYPLHKYERLAPIMNHLRAVKSDIEVELIKTACNITNKAFRRLLKFIKPGVWEYEIEAEIWHEFMKNRSRGPAYDSIIASGSDSCILHYIKNDKQCMDQDLVLMDFGAEYANYTSDLTRTIPVNGRFTDRQKDVYNSVLRVHDQAADMLRPGNTIKEYQENVVKIMEKELIGLGLLDAGQVKNQDKQKPLYKKYFMHGTSHHLGLDVHDYGNKYRPFEPGMVLSCEPGIYIKDEGFGIRIENNILITEDKPVNLMADIPVQAGEIEDLMNG, translated from the coding sequence ATGAAATACCTGCCTGTAAATAAAGATTTGTTTATTCAAAACAGAGAAAAACTTGCAAAACTTCTTAAACCAGGATCTGCTGCAGTTTTAAATTCCAATGATATCATGCCCTCAAGTGCTGACAGCATACGCCGTTTTGTCCAGCATACAGATATATTTTATCTAACCGGCATAGACCAGGAAGAAAGTATTCTGCTCATTTGCCCTGATGCAAAAGAAGATAAGCATAAAGAAATACTTTTTATCAGGGAAACCAGTGAAAAAACTGCAGTCTGGGAAGGTCAGAAATACACAAAAGAACAGGGAAGTGAAATATCCGGCATTAAAACTGTTTACTGGACATCCAGTTTTAATGAAGTTTTTCGTGAGCTTGCTTTTGAATCTGAACATATCTATTTAAATACCAATGAACACCTGAGAGCTGATATTGTAGTAGAAACAAGGGATGCCAGATTTTTGAAATGGTGTAAACAAGCATACCCTCTGCATAAGTACGAACGCCTGGCTCCGATTATGAATCATCTCAGGGCTGTTAAATCAGATATAGAAGTGGAATTGATTAAAACTGCCTGTAATATTACAAACAAAGCTTTTCGCAGACTGCTGAAATTTATTAAGCCGGGTGTATGGGAATATGAAATTGAGGCTGAAATCTGGCATGAGTTTATGAAAAACCGTTCCAGGGGCCCGGCTTATGACTCCATAATTGCTTCAGGTTCAGATTCATGTATTTTACATTATATAAAAAATGACAAGCAGTGCATGGACCAAGACCTTGTTCTCATGGATTTTGGAGCTGAATATGCTAATTATACCTCAGACCTTACCCGGACAATACCGGTAAACGGCAGATTCACAGACCGGCAGAAAGATGTTTATAACTCTGTTTTACGGGTTCACGACCAGGCTGCTGATATGCTCAGACCTGGAAATACAATTAAGGAATATCAAGAAAATGTGGTAAAAATAATGGAAAAGGAATTAATCGGCCTGGGGCTTTTAGATGCCGGACAAGTAAAAAATCAGGATAAACAAAAACCTTTGTATAAAAAATATTTTATGCACGGTACTTCACACCATCTTGGACTTGATGTTCATGATTATGGAAATAAATACAGACCCTTTGAACCAGGCATGGTTCTCAGCTGTGAGCCTGGAATTTATATAAAAGACGAGGGATTTGGAATCAGGATTGAAAATAATATCTTGATAACAGAAGATAAGCCGGTGAACCTGATGGCAGATATTCCTGTTCAGGCTGGGGAGATTGAGGATTTGATGAACGGGTAA
- a CDS encoding PxxKW family cysteine-rich protein produces MICTTVRNGFDCTFMTKKGCSYNGGVCHEIAEQCKGCSRIIEFESASYCSVSPEPALKWKNGICNMATHIKVENLKKQAKINPIKASKRGNR; encoded by the coding sequence ATGATTTGTACAACCGTAAGAAATGGTTTTGATTGTACATTTATGACCAAAAAAGGGTGTTCATACAATGGCGGAGTCTGCCATGAGATAGCTGAACAATGTAAGGGCTGCAGCCGTATCATCGAATTTGAATCTGCCTCTTATTGCAGTGTTTCACCTGAACCTGCTTTAAAATGGAAAAACGGAATCTGTAATATGGCTACCCATATTAAGGTTGAAAATCTTAAAAAACAGGCAAAGATCAACCCGATCAAAGCATCTAAGCGCGGAAACCGTTAA
- the scpB gene encoding SMC-Scp complex subunit ScpB, with translation MNQELKYIIESLLFVSDTPLSVLKLKTIIDIEDSKLVIQALKQLDLEYETRKGGFYLKEVAGGYQLRTRPDYKEWIKKMLQNRPARLSKAAMETLAIIAYKQPVIRSDIEYIRGVDCGGVLRVLLERKIIRVMGRKEIPGRPMIYGTTQTFLEMFDLKDLKDLPSPKEIEDFNEDSKTTGD, from the coding sequence ATGAACCAGGAACTTAAATATATAATTGAAAGCCTGCTCTTTGTTTCCGATACACCGCTTTCTGTTTTAAAACTCAAAACTATAATTGATATTGAGGACTCAAAGCTTGTTATTCAGGCTCTTAAACAGCTTGATCTTGAGTATGAAACCAGGAAAGGGGGATTTTATCTAAAAGAGGTAGCAGGAGGCTATCAGCTCCGCACCAGGCCGGATTATAAGGAATGGATCAAAAAAATGCTGCAAAACCGGCCTGCCAGGCTGAGTAAAGCAGCAATGGAAACCCTTGCCATTATTGCATATAAACAGCCGGTTATAAGAAGTGATATTGAATATATCCGGGGTGTTGACTGCGGCGGGGTTTTAAGGGTTCTTTTAGAACGAAAGATTATCAGGGTTATGGGCAGAAAAGAGATTCCAGGCAGACCCATGATTTATGGAACAACCCAGACCTTTTTGGAAATGTTTGACTTAAAAGACTTAAAAGACCTGCCTTCTCCAAAAGAGATTGAGGATTTTAATGAAGATTCAAAAACCACAGGAGACTAA
- a CDS encoding aminotransferase class I/II-fold pyridoxal phosphate-dependent enzyme — protein sequence MSINPIAQELNTAIKNANHFLMEMFSKTGRRLFFPKGILSQSAEARQNAEDKYNATIGIATENLHTMHLSSVMSFLNTDKLRPSETLTYAPSYGIAELRQAWKDSIYEKNPSLKGRQISLPVVTNGITHGISVFADMFLDPDDVVIFPDKMWGNNNLIMSVRGDACISQYQMFNNQGGFNLEAFEARVKLEAQNNYKVVVFLNFPNNPTGYTVTEHEADRIVEILSDIAQKGTNIIAVADDAYFGLRYEDAPIKESIFARLCSCHPRLLAVKLDGATKEMFVWGLRVGFITYGTQITGGDYASFYEAMEKKTAGNIRGTVSNASHVSQRLVLKTLKSEDYPKQRAEKVEILKARANKVKELLSGSRFDDAWEMYPFNSGYFMCLKLKNVEAEALRVHLLKKYKVGLIATGKSDIRIAFSSVDKENIEPLFELIYKGVKDLEK from the coding sequence ATGAGTATAAATCCAATTGCACAGGAGTTAAACACAGCCATTAAAAATGCCAACCATTTTCTTATGGAAATGTTTTCCAAAACAGGACGAAGGCTTTTTTTTCCCAAAGGAATTTTAAGTCAGAGTGCTGAAGCCAGGCAGAATGCAGAAGACAAATATAATGCCACCATAGGCATAGCTACTGAAAATCTTCACACCATGCACCTTTCTTCAGTAATGTCTTTTCTGAATACTGATAAACTCAGGCCCAGTGAAACATTAACCTATGCACCTTCATATGGAATTGCCGAACTCAGACAGGCATGGAAGGACAGCATATATGAAAAAAACCCTTCTTTAAAAGGCAGGCAGATAAGCCTGCCTGTTGTTACCAATGGAATAACCCACGGTATCAGTGTTTTTGCAGATATGTTTCTTGATCCTGATGATGTTGTTATTTTTCCTGACAAGATGTGGGGAAATAACAATCTGATAATGTCTGTAAGAGGGGATGCCTGTATATCTCAATATCAGATGTTTAATAATCAGGGCGGGTTTAATCTTGAAGCATTTGAAGCCAGGGTAAAACTTGAGGCTCAGAATAATTATAAGGTTGTAGTATTTCTTAATTTTCCCAATAATCCCACAGGATATACTGTAACTGAACATGAAGCTGACAGGATTGTGGAGATTCTTTCAGACATTGCCCAAAAAGGCACAAATATTATTGCAGTAGCTGATGATGCTTATTTTGGGCTTCGCTACGAAGATGCCCCTATAAAAGAATCCATATTTGCAAGATTATGCAGCTGTCATCCCAGGCTTCTTGCTGTTAAACTTGATGGTGCTACCAAAGAAATGTTTGTATGGGGTCTCAGGGTTGGATTTATAACATATGGAACCCAGATAACAGGCGGAGATTATGCGTCTTTTTATGAGGCAATGGAAAAAAAGACTGCTGGAAATATCAGGGGAACAGTTTCAAATGCAAGCCATGTAAGCCAGCGCCTGGTGCTGAAAACCCTGAAGTCAGAAGATTATCCAAAACAAAGGGCTGAAAAGGTTGAAATTTTAAAGGCCCGTGCCAACAAGGTCAAAGAATTGCTTTCAGGTTCCAGGTTTGATGATGCCTGGGAAATGTATCCTTTTAACTCGGGATATTTCATGTGTTTAAAGCTTAAAAATGTTGAAGCAGAAGCATTAAGGGTTCATCTTCTGAAAAAATATAAAGTAGGGCTGATTGCCACCGGCAAATCAGATATAAGGATTGCTTTTTCATCAGTTGACAAAGAAAATATTGAACCCTTATTTGAGCTTATCTATAAAGGCGTTAAAGATCTTGAAAAATGA
- a CDS encoding segregation and condensation protein A, whose protein sequence is MDLLVFLIKKNEVDIYDIPIALITEQYLQYLDWMKAMNIDFAGDFILMASTLTHIKSRMLLPVHHDSDEEDEDPRMEIARPLLEYLRMKSAAEQLADRDFLGEDTFSRVPSQEDLKFDNSEQSIQVSMFELIKAFQNILENISKDHLVDFSRDRFSIKDKISAIIDILEQKGSIVFHELFSRNTDKDELIVTFLAVLELGKLGLVRIAQQFQTGIIRLFYL, encoded by the coding sequence ATGGACCTTCTTGTCTTTCTTATAAAAAAAAATGAGGTTGACATCTATGATATTCCCATTGCCCTGATTACAGAACAATATCTCCAATACCTGGATTGGATGAAAGCTATGAATATTGATTTTGCAGGTGATTTCATACTCATGGCTTCTACCCTTACTCATATTAAATCCAGGATGCTTCTTCCTGTTCACCATGATTCCGATGAGGAGGACGAAGATCCCCGCATGGAAATAGCGCGGCCGCTTTTAGAATACCTGCGCATGAAATCTGCTGCTGAACAATTGGCAGACCGGGATTTTTTAGGAGAAGATACCTTTTCCAGGGTGCCTTCACAAGAAGATTTAAAATTTGATAATTCAGAACAAAGTATCCAGGTAAGCATGTTTGAACTTATTAAAGCATTTCAAAATATCCTGGAAAATATTTCTAAGGATCATCTTGTGGATTTTAGCAGAGATCGTTTTTCCATAAAAGATAAAATATCTGCAATAATTGATATTCTTGAACAAAAAGGCTCTATTGTATTTCATGAACTATTTTCCAGAAATACAGACAAAGATGAACTTATTGTTACCTTTCTTGCAGTTCTGGAACTGGGAAAACTGGGACTTGTCCGTATTGCCCAGCAGTTTCAAACCGGTATTATCCGGCTTTTTTATTTGTAA